A stretch of Parvimonas micra DNA encodes these proteins:
- the cdaA gene encoding diadenylate cyclase CdaA, producing the protein MGLDKLFFLLSTIRITDIIDIFIVSFMFYKLFALIRGTRATQLIKGILFIFIASKLSEFFKLYTISWILNNAVTVGFIAILIVFQPELRRILEHIGNNKLLKPVNFEVSSSNANVIEEIVKATYSLADKKIGALMVLERKTGLRDIIETGISLNSDVSYELLMNIFIPNTPLHDGAVVISHDRIIAASCFLPLTDSKQISMELGTRHRAGIGISEKSDAIVIVVSEETGYVSICEKSRINRNVSKEYLLNYLVENFVVEEKNTNSLKEIFQNLFENKEVSDDVVNKQEFKEEVKKEIIEDIKEEVSEIVENQGDKIVKKD; encoded by the coding sequence ATGGGTTTAGATAAATTATTTTTTTTGTTATCAACTATAAGAATAACAGATATTATAGATATATTTATAGTTAGTTTTATGTTTTATAAGTTATTTGCATTGATTAGAGGAACAAGAGCCACTCAACTTATAAAAGGGATACTATTCATTTTTATAGCTTCAAAACTAAGTGAGTTTTTTAAACTTTATACTATAAGTTGGATTTTAAATAATGCAGTCACAGTTGGTTTTATAGCTATTTTGATAGTATTTCAACCAGAACTTAGAAGGATATTGGAACATATTGGAAATAATAAACTTTTAAAACCTGTTAATTTTGAAGTATCAAGTAGTAATGCTAATGTCATTGAAGAAATTGTTAAGGCTACATATTCATTAGCTGACAAAAAAATTGGTGCTTTAATGGTTTTAGAAAGAAAGACAGGCCTTAGGGATATTATTGAAACAGGTATTTCTTTGAATTCTGACGTTTCTTATGAATTGTTAATGAATATTTTCATTCCTAATACTCCATTGCATGATGGGGCAGTTGTTATAAGTCATGATCGTATTATAGCAGCGTCTTGTTTTTTACCTCTAACTGATAGTAAACAAATATCAATGGAACTAGGAACAAGGCACAGAGCTGGTATTGGTATTTCAGAAAAATCAGATGCTATAGTAATCGTTGTTAGTGAAGAAACAGGATATGTTTCTATTTGTGAAAAGTCAAGAATAAATAGAAATGTTTCAAAAGAATACTTATTAAATTATTTAGTTGAAAATTTTGTTGTCGAAGAAAAAAATACTAATTCATTAAAAGAAATTTTCCAAAATTTATTTGAAAATAAAGAAGTTTCAGATGATGTTGTAAATAAGCAAGAATTTAAAGAAGAAGTTAAGAAAGAAATTATTGAAGATATAAAAGAAGAAGTTAGTGAAATTGTTGAAAATCAAGGTGATAAAATTGTTAAAAAAGATTAA
- a CDS encoding CdaR family protein — protein MIKLLKKINIKSIIELIKKDFKLKVISLAVGIVMWFLVIGGVNPVVTRQFNDVPVSFKNQSVLESRKLIRISPENPTVTVTITGKRSDVYSVNKSDIVAEVNLQNGITSGAHRLSINYKVPYNVQFKSASETDLLVTLDEEISKTYKVEVETVGQIKNKNQVVAKKEPADSEIVVSGPVSYVNKVKKVLCVVDVTNKDSDEVVQSKIVAVDELNQEVKKVTLSKTDTNVSIGFKNFKEVPIKLVEINTPPSDVRIIKKNIVPNIVSLVGNLTSLEQISEISTKPFDLSQIKESGSYNLNLELPSDVALVNNDLKVVINIDVDKKIEKNFEIDTSNISIENESDKEILLKGLQNKVQVTVRGYESDLAKLTEDDIKLYVSVKKEDVGKNVQIKAKNIENIEIVKISNDIVQAIGK, from the coding sequence GTGATAAAATTGTTAAAAAAGATTAATATAAAGAGTATAATTGAATTAATTAAGAAAGATTTTAAATTAAAAGTAATTTCATTGGCTGTTGGAATAGTTATGTGGTTTCTTGTTATTGGTGGAGTTAATCCAGTTGTTACAAGGCAATTTAATGATGTTCCTGTAAGTTTTAAGAATCAATCTGTTTTAGAATCTAGAAAACTTATAAGAATAAGTCCTGAAAATCCAACAGTAACAGTTACTATAACAGGAAAAAGAAGTGATGTTTATTCTGTAAATAAAAGTGATATAGTTGCAGAGGTGAATTTACAAAACGGGATAACATCTGGGGCACATAGATTATCTATTAATTATAAAGTTCCATATAATGTTCAGTTTAAATCAGCTTCAGAAACTGATTTACTAGTTACTTTAGATGAAGAAATAAGTAAAACTTATAAAGTTGAAGTTGAAACAGTTGGACAAATAAAGAATAAAAACCAAGTTGTAGCAAAAAAAGAACCTGCTGATTCTGAAATTGTAGTAAGTGGACCGGTTAGTTATGTAAATAAAGTTAAGAAAGTTCTTTGCGTTGTAGATGTTACTAATAAAGATAGTGATGAAGTAGTTCAATCTAAAATAGTAGCTGTTGATGAACTTAATCAAGAAGTTAAAAAAGTGACTCTTAGTAAAACAGACACTAATGTTTCTATTGGATTTAAGAACTTTAAAGAAGTTCCAATAAAATTAGTAGAAATAAATACACCACCTAGTGATGTAAGAATTATAAAGAAAAACATTGTTCCTAATATAGTTTCATTGGTTGGAAATTTGACAAGTTTGGAACAAATTTCGGAAATAAGCACTAAACCTTTTGATTTGTCTCAAATAAAGGAATCAGGTTCATATAATCTTAATTTGGAATTACCATCTGATGTAGCTCTTGTTAATAATGATTTAAAGGTTGTTATTAATATTGATGTTGACAAAAAGATTGAAAAGAATTTTGAAATTGATACTTCTAATATTTCAATAGAGAATGAGTCTGATAAAGAAATACTATTGAAAGGTTTACAAAATAAGGTTCAGGTTACTGTGAGAGGCTATGAATCTGACTTGGCTAAGCTAACTGAAGACGACATAAAACTTTATGTTTCAGTTAAGAAAGAAGATGTCGGTAAAAATGTGCAAATAAAAGCCAAAAATATTGAAAATATTGAAATTGTAAAAATTTCAAACGATATTGTTCAAGCTATTGGAAAATAA
- a CDS encoding ATP-dependent helicase: MDLLKGLNNRQLEAVEHFGSPLLVLAGAGSGKTKVLTTKIAYAVLEKNVSEYEILAITFTNKAGKEMKERIENIFKRDISSMWIGTFHSICSKILRFNIEKIGYSNNFTIYDRDDQKLVLKEIFKQNPTWESVLGEFKNAIIGIISDAKGKNVKSSEFSKYFSFGNNTDVVEKIYKKYEEILIKNNALDFDDLIFKTIELFKRCPEVLDYYSEKFKYIYVDEYQDTNDAQYEIIKLLASKYKNVCAVGDIDQSIYGWRGANISNILNFENDFPNSKIILLEENYRSTQKILDCANELIKNNVNRKEKNLWTKKEGGDEIIYKSYQNENYEAIEVAQNISNLIFEGYNLSDIAVLYRASFQSFAIENALRKNSIAYRMVGGLKFYDRKEIKDILAYLKLIANPKDDNAFRRIINYPKRSIGNVSLQKLEEYCYAENISLFDGLFRNEFLDSVSKKLRTEFENFRDMIFGFITCVEDTEVEILIKELLDSIKFVDYLRENEKKEFEKKAENINLFLEEISNSYKGIKLLEYLETNSLLSDIDKTEDSDETVTLTTIHSAKGLEYKVVFIIGMNEGIFPSERSIKERDDGLEEERRLFYVAITRAKEKLFISSTKSMTMYGKLNLYRVSSFVDEIINYVDDKSINFEFNFDEERVTTSKIRNDAYTDYSRTYVSNADLGRTKLDKPLNHYQKPNKTSSKDVYKVGEKIIHEKYGEGTVIKCEKAGTKVMLMVAFDGEGIKLFDLKKDKRIKRA, from the coding sequence ATGGATTTATTGAAGGGATTAAATAATAGACAATTAGAAGCTGTGGAGCATTTTGGTTCTCCATTGTTGGTTCTTGCTGGAGCAGGAAGTGGAAAGACTAAGGTGTTAACTACAAAAATCGCTTATGCAGTTTTAGAAAAAAATGTAAGTGAATATGAAATTTTAGCTATTACTTTTACAAATAAAGCCGGAAAGGAAATGAAAGAGAGAATAGAAAATATCTTTAAAAGAGATATTTCTAGTATGTGGATAGGAACTTTTCACTCAATTTGCTCTAAAATTTTAAGATTCAATATAGAAAAAATAGGATATTCAAATAATTTTACGATTTATGATAGAGATGATCAAAAGTTAGTTTTAAAAGAGATTTTTAAACAAAATCCTACTTGGGAAAGTGTACTTGGAGAGTTCAAAAATGCTATTATTGGAATTATAAGTGATGCTAAAGGCAAAAATGTTAAATCAAGTGAATTTTCAAAATATTTTTCCTTTGGAAATAATACTGATGTAGTAGAAAAAATTTATAAAAAATATGAGGAAATCTTAATAAAGAATAATGCTTTAGATTTTGACGACCTTATCTTTAAAACTATTGAACTTTTTAAAAGATGCCCTGAAGTTTTGGACTATTATTCTGAAAAATTTAAATATATTTATGTTGATGAATATCAAGATACTAATGATGCCCAATATGAGATTATAAAACTTTTAGCATCTAAATATAAAAATGTATGTGCCGTTGGAGATATTGACCAATCAATTTATGGATGGAGAGGAGCAAATATTTCAAATATTTTGAATTTCGAAAATGACTTTCCCAATTCAAAAATAATTTTACTTGAAGAAAATTACCGTTCAACACAAAAGATTTTGGATTGTGCTAATGAACTTATAAAAAATAATGTAAATAGAAAAGAAAAAAATCTCTGGACAAAAAAAGAGGGCGGAGACGAAATAATTTATAAAAGCTATCAAAATGAAAATTATGAGGCTATAGAAGTTGCACAAAATATTTCAAATTTGATTTTTGAAGGTTATAATTTATCAGATATCGCAGTTTTATATCGTGCAAGTTTTCAATCATTTGCAATTGAAAATGCACTAAGAAAAAATTCTATTGCGTATAGAATGGTCGGTGGACTTAAGTTTTACGATAGAAAAGAAATTAAAGATATTTTGGCATATTTGAAATTGATTGCAAATCCGAAGGATGATAATGCTTTTAGAAGGATAATAAATTATCCTAAGCGTTCAATTGGAAATGTAAGTTTGCAAAAACTAGAGGAATATTGCTATGCTGAAAATATCAGTCTTTTTGATGGACTATTTAGAAATGAATTTTTGGACTCTGTAAGTAAAAAATTAAGAACTGAATTTGAAAATTTTAGAGATATGATTTTCGGCTTTATCACTTGTGTTGAAGATACTGAAGTTGAAATTTTGATTAAAGAACTTTTAGATTCAATCAAATTTGTAGATTATTTAAGAGAAAATGAAAAGAAAGAGTTTGAAAAAAAGGCAGAAAATATAAATTTATTTTTGGAAGAAATTTCTAATAGTTATAAAGGAATTAAATTATTAGAATACTTAGAAACCAATAGTCTTTTGTCTGATATAGATAAGACTGAAGATTCGGATGAAACTGTTACTTTAACTACTATTCATTCTGCAAAAGGACTTGAATATAAAGTTGTATTTATTATAGGAATGAATGAAGGTATATTTCCGAGTGAAAGGTCAATTAAAGAGAGAGATGATGGACTTGAAGAAGAAAGACGACTTTTCTATGTAGCTATTACTAGAGCAAAAGAAAAACTTTTTATTTCTTCAACAAAGAGTATGACTATGTATGGGAAATTAAACCTTTATAGAGTTTCAAGCTTTGTAGATGAAATAATTAATTATGTTGACGATAAAAGCATTAATTTTGAATTTAATTTTGATGAAGAAAGAGTTACTACTTCGAAAATTAGAAATGATGCTTATACAGATTATTCCAGAACTTATGTATCTAATGCAGATCTTGGAAGAACGAAATTAGATAAACCATTAAATCATTATCAAAAACCAAATAAGACTTCATCTAAAGATGTTTATAAAGTTGGAGAAAAGATTATTCATGAAAAATATGGTGAAGGTACTGTAATTAAATGTGAAAAAGCAGGAACAAAGGTTATGCTTATGGTTGCATTTGATGGAGAGGGTATTAAATTATTTGATTTAAAGAAAGACAAGCGTATAAAGAGGGCTTAA
- the ligA gene encoding NAD-dependent DNA ligase LigA, with amino-acid sequence MDKMKEIVEKLNLWAYKYYTLDEPIVSDAEYDKLYDELLKLEKETGVILPNSPTQRVGGEVLEKFEKHTHLRELYSLQKAQSFEELEEFHNRCLKLLNEYNSINNSKKTLEYYVEFKFDGLTINLTYDKGILVSASTRGNGVYGEEVFEQVKTIKSIPLEIDYKGLVEIQGEAIMPLSALAKYNETAEVPLKNARNAAAGAIRNLDPKKTASRNLDAFIYNVGFKSDEQFKTQEEMISFLKENKFKVNEYEKKCLNLKEIKDKIREIDVLRKKVDYLTDGVVIKVNDFELREFFGYTNKFPRFAIAYKFEAEEYSTILKEVVWNVGRTGKVTPTAILEPVEIGDVTVQRATLNNYDDILRKKVKINSRVLIRRSNDVIPEILGTMDEDNGNEIEIKMPTHCPYCNSELIRDGVHFFCTNTLACTPQLTSSLVHFSSKNAMNIEGLSEKTIELLFDKLGVDKVYKIYDLKYDELITLEKFKDKKVNNLLNSIEESKNVNLENFIYALGIKNVGIKTAKDLAKKYKNLVNLRKATIEELLQINDIGEVVASSIFEFFNDEYSKDALDKLLEKGIEVIPYEEISKSEFTDKKIVITGTFENYKRKDLEDIFSQNGLIVQSAVAKSTDFLVVGEKAGSKLKKAQELGIEIITEENLESFLQSISLG; translated from the coding sequence ATGGATAAAATGAAAGAAATTGTAGAAAAATTAAATCTTTGGGCATATAAGTATTACACTTTAGACGAACCTATTGTAAGTGATGCTGAGTATGATAAACTCTATGATGAACTTCTTAAATTAGAAAAAGAAACAGGCGTAATTTTACCAAATTCTCCAACTCAAAGAGTAGGTGGAGAAGTTTTAGAAAAATTTGAAAAACATACACATTTAAGAGAGCTTTACAGTTTACAAAAGGCTCAAAGTTTTGAAGAACTTGAAGAGTTTCATAATAGATGTTTAAAACTTTTAAATGAATATAATTCTATAAATAATTCTAAAAAAACTTTGGAATATTATGTTGAATTTAAATTTGATGGACTTACAATTAATCTAACTTATGATAAAGGAATTTTAGTTTCTGCATCTACTAGAGGAAATGGAGTATATGGAGAAGAAGTTTTTGAACAAGTGAAGACAATAAAAAGTATTCCGCTTGAAATTGATTATAAAGGTTTAGTTGAAATTCAAGGAGAAGCCATTATGCCTCTCTCTGCTCTTGCAAAATATAACGAGACGGCAGAAGTACCTTTAAAAAATGCCAGAAATGCTGCAGCAGGAGCGATTAGAAATCTTGACCCTAAAAAGACAGCTAGTAGAAATTTAGATGCTTTTATTTACAATGTTGGCTTTAAGTCTGATGAGCAATTTAAAACTCAAGAAGAGATGATTTCATTTTTAAAAGAAAATAAATTTAAAGTAAATGAATATGAGAAAAAATGTCTTAATCTAAAAGAGATAAAAGATAAAATAAGAGAAATAGATGTTTTAAGAAAAAAAGTTGATTATTTGACAGATGGTGTTGTAATTAAAGTTAATGACTTTGAACTTAGAGAATTTTTTGGATATACTAATAAATTTCCTAGATTTGCAATAGCTTATAAATTTGAGGCGGAAGAATATAGTACAATTTTAAAAGAAGTTGTTTGGAATGTAGGTAGAACAGGAAAAGTTACTCCCACAGCTATTTTAGAACCAGTTGAAATAGGTGATGTAACTGTTCAAAGGGCAACTTTAAATAATTATGATGATATTTTAAGAAAAAAAGTAAAAATCAATTCAAGAGTTTTGATAAGACGTTCAAATGACGTTATCCCGGAAATTCTTGGAACAATGGATGAAGATAATGGAAATGAGATAGAAATTAAAATGCCAACACATTGTCCTTATTGTAATAGTGAATTGATTAGAGATGGAGTGCATTTTTTCTGTACAAATACTCTAGCATGTACACCACAGCTAACTTCTTCACTTGTTCATTTTTCAAGTAAAAATGCAATGAACATTGAAGGACTAAGCGAAAAGACTATTGAATTATTATTTGATAAATTGGGAGTTGATAAGGTATATAAAATTTATGATTTAAAATATGATGAACTTATCACATTAGAAAAATTTAAAGATAAGAAAGTTAATAATTTATTAAACTCAATAGAGGAGAGTAAAAATGTAAATTTAGAAAACTTTATCTATGCACTTGGAATTAAAAATGTAGGGATTAAAACTGCAAAAGATTTAGCAAAAAAATATAAAAATTTAGTTAATTTAAGAAAAGCAACTATTGAAGAATTGCTGCAGATTAATGATATTGGGGAAGTTGTTGCAAGTTCTATTTTTGAATTTTTTAATGATGAATATAGCAAAGATGCTTTGGATAAATTACTTGAAAAAGGAATAGAAGTAATTCCTTATGAAGAAATTTCAAAAAGTGAATTTACTGATAAGAAAATAGTAATAACAGGTACTTTTGAAAATTACAAAAGAAAAGATTTAGAAGATATTTTTTCTCAAAATGGTCTTATAGTTCAATCTGCTGTTGCAAAGTCTACTGACTTTTTAGTGGTAGGAGAAAAAGCTGGTTCAAAATTAAAAAAAGCACAAGAGCTTGGAATAGAAATTATAACTGAAGAAAATCTTGAAAGTTTTTTACAAAGTATCAGTTTGGGATAA
- the rpmB gene encoding 50S ribosomal protein L28: MSKRCAICDKTKLFGNKVTFSHRKSSRSWGANIRKVRVVVDGSVKRINVCTTCLKSGFVERPSFTSAE; the protein is encoded by the coding sequence ATGTCAAAAAGATGTGCAATTTGTGATAAAACAAAATTATTTGGAAATAAAGTAACTTTTTCACATAGAAAGAGCAGTAGATCATGGGGAGCAAATATTAGAAAAGTAAGAGTTGTTGTTGACGGCTCTGTAAAGAGAATTAATGTTTGTACTACATGTTTGAAGAGTGGTTTTGTTGAAAGACCTTCATTTACTTCAGCTGAATAA
- a CDS encoding NAD(P)/FAD-dependent oxidoreductase, which produces MGAGASGIMSAIFSKNENTDVFLFEGNEKIGKKIYISGKGRCNITNSKEIYEFFDEVNRNKNFLYSSLYSFTNEDILRFFNENGLRTKVERGGRVFPVSDKSSDVIKVLEKALNVKGVKIILNTEIDDVKIIGDKFKLVCNKDYGLFDKVVFATGGKSYPFTGSRGKGHEILKRLGHTITDLKAGLVGIDVKENIRKYSGVSLKFVDFNIYGKDKKLLHSEFGEMIFTHTGFSGPIVLKSSKYFDNSKDFVISIDLKPKLDQHTLDLRLLREFDQNKNKNLKNVLSNVLIGSMVELVLEKSGVNGEIPVNQINKEDRKKLVETIKNLKFNFKSLRPLSEAIITIGGVSVKEINSSTMESKLIKNLYIVGELLDVDANTGGYNLTIAFSTGHLAGVSCIEGE; this is translated from the coding sequence ATTGGTGCAGGTGCATCAGGTATTATGAGTGCGATATTTTCAAAAAATGAAAATACCGATGTGTTTTTGTTTGAAGGAAACGAAAAAATTGGTAAGAAAATTTATATTTCAGGAAAAGGAAGATGTAATATTACCAATTCAAAAGAAATTTACGAATTTTTTGATGAAGTAAATAGAAATAAAAATTTTTTATATAGTAGTTTGTATTCTTTTACTAATGAGGATATTTTAAGATTTTTTAACGAGAATGGCCTAAGAACTAAAGTTGAACGTGGGGGAAGAGTTTTTCCGGTTTCTGATAAATCAAGTGATGTTATAAAGGTATTGGAAAAAGCATTAAATGTCAAAGGTGTTAAAATTATTTTAAATACTGAAATTGATGATGTAAAGATTATTGGGGATAAATTTAAATTAGTTTGTAACAAAGATTATGGTCTTTTTGATAAAGTTGTATTTGCTACAGGTGGTAAATCTTATCCTTTTACAGGTTCTAGAGGGAAAGGTCATGAAATTTTAAAGAGATTGGGTCATACAATAACTGATTTAAAAGCTGGACTTGTTGGAATTGATGTAAAAGAAAATATTAGGAAATATTCAGGAGTAAGTTTAAAATTTGTAGATTTTAATATATATGGTAAAGATAAAAAGCTTTTACATTCTGAGTTTGGAGAAATGATTTTTACTCATACAGGTTTTAGTGGGCCAATAGTTTTAAAATCAAGCAAGTATTTTGATAATTCAAAAGATTTTGTTATTTCAATTGATTTAAAACCTAAACTTGATCAGCATACATTAGATCTTAGATTACTAAGAGAATTTGATCAAAATAAGAATAAAAATTTAAAAAATGTTCTTTCTAATGTTTTAATAGGTTCTATGGTTGAACTTGTACTAGAAAAATCTGGAGTTAATGGAGAAATTCCAGTTAATCAGATTAATAAAGAAGATAGAAAAAAGCTTGTAGAAACTATAAAAAATTTAAAATTTAACTTTAAGAGCTTAAGACCATTAAGTGAGGCAATTATTACTATTGGGGGCGTTTCAGTTAAGGAGATTAATTCTTCTACTATGGAAAGTAAGCTTATAAAAAATTTATATATTGTAGGGGAACTATTAGATGTTGATGCAAATACAGGTGGATATAACTTAACTATTGCATTTTCTACTGGACATTTAGCTGGAGTTTCCTGTATAGAAGGAGAGTAA
- the cmk gene encoding (d)CMP kinase, translated as MDYIIAIDGPSGVGKSTIAKKLSKILKINYIDTGAMYRAIAFKLISNNIPLDNHNKIKEILENTDFTYKANCLYMDGVKLGKEIRTDEISKGASLVSSYDYVRNHLVSLQRKIGLEGSCVLDGRDVGTVIFPKADFKFYLTASSKERAKRRFLQSERKKGLNLEQVRESIEKRDFDDMNREASPLKKAKDAIEIDSTDKTLKETILEFLSYIRGESNV; from the coding sequence ATGGATTATATTATAGCAATAGATGGACCTTCAGGAGTTGGAAAAAGCACCATTGCAAAAAAACTTTCTAAAATTTTAAAGATTAATTATATAGATACAGGAGCAATGTACAGAGCGATTGCATTTAAACTAATTTCTAATAATATTCCTTTAGATAACCATAATAAAATAAAAGAAATTCTTGAAAATACTGATTTTACATATAAAGCTAATTGCCTTTATATGGATGGTGTAAAATTAGGAAAGGAAATTAGAACTGATGAGATTTCAAAAGGAGCATCACTAGTTTCAAGTTATGATTATGTTAGAAATCATTTGGTTTCACTTCAAAGAAAAATAGGATTGGAAGGAAGTTGTGTTCTTGATGGGAGAGATGTTGGAACTGTGATTTTCCCAAAGGCAGATTTTAAATTTTATTTAACTGCTTCTTCTAAAGAAAGGGCAAAAAGAAGATTTTTGCAAAGTGAAAGAAAAAAAGGTCTTAATTTGGAGCAAGTTAGGGAAAGTATCGAAAAAAGAGATTTTGATGATATGAATAGAGAAGCATCTCCTTTGAAAAAGGCAAAAGATGCAATTGAAATAGATTCTACCGATAAGACTCTTAAGGAAACTATATTAGAGTTTTTATCCTATATTAGAGGAGAAAGTAATGTATAA
- a CDS encoding lysophospholipid acyltransferase family protein — protein sequence MYKFLLRIVSVLIKIIYRVRVNGIENFKDDEPIIISANHIHIFDPVILATLTKKQIFFLAKKELFDKKFSAKFFSKLGVIPIDRENTDLKAIKSCFRVIRSGNMLGIFPEGTRVKTIDISNMKKGVALIALKNKVNILPIHIEGTYKIFSKITVDIYPMIEISDFENMEDAEAIDKLTEELFYKIYQGKNGDLYSK from the coding sequence ATGTATAAATTTTTACTTAGGATAGTTTCTGTTCTTATAAAAATAATTTACAGAGTAAGAGTTAATGGAATTGAAAACTTTAAAGATGATGAGCCTATAATAATAAGTGCTAATCATATTCATATATTTGATCCTGTTATTCTTGCAACTTTAACAAAAAAACAAATATTTTTTCTTGCAAAAAAAGAACTTTTTGATAAAAAATTTTCGGCAAAATTCTTTTCAAAACTAGGAGTCATCCCTATAGACAGAGAAAATACTGATTTAAAAGCAATAAAGTCTTGCTTTAGAGTTATAAGATCAGGAAATATGCTTGGAATTTTTCCAGAAGGTACAAGAGTTAAAACGATAGACATTAGTAATATGAAAAAAGGTGTAGCTTTAATTGCTTTGAAAAATAAAGTAAATATATTGCCTATTCATATTGAAGGAACTTATAAAATCTTTTCTAAAATAACTGTTGATATATATCCTATGATAGAAATTAGTGATTTTGAAAATATGGAAGATGCGGAGGCTATTGATAAATTAACAGAAGAACTATTTTATAAAATTTATCAAGGGAAAAATGGAGATTTATATAGCAAATAA